The following are from one region of the Siniperca chuatsi isolate FFG_IHB_CAS linkage group LG13, ASM2008510v1, whole genome shotgun sequence genome:
- the LOC122886867 gene encoding uncharacterized protein LOC122886867: protein MGKSQSKPKTREDLQCKDWKYIEKQDPDKIKYLDKWVKDYGFNGKLNVKTIKLLQETIQDNTNKDPKKMKKSGYEETKYWIKVAEKRNMNDVKKALEGITPYKEDVTQFVIDMENVRKSYHLNGQEVQQIWMCALGPDWHNVRGDWNPLNTAGDGPLPWDSQQMAVEVNGLATRATARFKQKANYTEIGRARQKDDETFDDYRHRMTTVFKIHSGLIDDNNDQGAYRQQLKNTLHVGSKDAIRSWVQRHYIGLSTGTLDEYINHALHAEKVAKEKKKKTVGPFFGEEETEEVFYHDQNRERGRNNRGRRFHRKGQREGRSRGGFGQRNRQREAGCWNCGKDGHFAVDCPENKQQA, encoded by the exons ATGGGCAAGAGTCAAAGTAAGCCCAAAACTAGGGAGGATTTACAGTGTAAAGATTGGAAGTATATAGAAAAACAGGatcctgataaaataaaatatttggataaATGGGTAAAAGATTACGGGTTTAATGGTAAACTAAACGTCAAGACAATTAAGCTACTACAGGAAACAATACAAGACAACACTAACAAAGAtcctaaaaagatgaaaaagtcaGGTTATGAGGAAACCAAATATTGGATAAAAGTAGCTGAAAAAC GGAACATGAATGATGTTAAAAAAGCCTTAGAGGGCATAACTCCATACAAAGAAGATGTCACGCAATTTGTAATTGACATGGAAAATGTGCGAAAATCCTATCATCTAAATGGACAAGAAGTCCAACAAATCTGGATGTGTGCTCTGGGACCAGATTGGCATAACGTTAGAGGAGATTGGAATCCTCTGAACACAGCAGGTGATGGTCCTCTTCCATGGGACAGCCAACAAATGGCAGTAGAAGTAAACGGTCTGGCAACCAGAGCCACAGCCAGGtttaaacaaaaagcaaattacactgaaataggCAGAGCAAGACAAAAAGACGATGAAACTTTTGATGACTATAGACACCgcatgactacagtgtttaaaatccATTCGGGACTAATTGACGACAATAATGACCAAGGAGCTTACCgacaacagttgaaaaatacTTTACATGTGGGCTCAAAAGACGCAATCAGAAGCTGGGTGCAGAGGCACTACATTGGACTGTCTACTGGTACCCTTGATGAGTACATTAATCATGCTTTGCACGCAGAAAAAGttgctaaagaaaaaaagaaaaagacagtagGACCGTTTTTTGGTGAGGAAGAGACTGAGGAAGTGTTTTACCATGACCAGaatagagagaggggaagaaacAATAGAGGGCGTAGATTTCAtagaaaaggacagagagaaggcagaagcagaggaggttttggacagagaaacagacagagagaagcagggtGTTGGAACTGTGGGAAAGATGGACACTTTGCTGTAGATTGTCCAGAGAATAAACAACAAGCATGA